The Rosa rugosa chromosome 1, drRosRugo1.1, whole genome shotgun sequence genomic sequence ACCAAAAGTTTTACCGGGGGAGCCTAAAAGGCGCCATAGATTCAGCAATAGTGTGCTGTGCTCAAATCCATCGAAGCCGCGTCCAAGATTTCCAACCTCCTCTCCCGGGTCCCACCGACCAATGTGTATATGCCGCGTCCAAGCTTTCCACGTGGCTCATCATCAGATATGTACGTACATTATCTGCTATTATCTTAGTTCGCCTGTCAACACCAACCTTCATCATTGTCCCCCCCTTTTTACGGCGGTAATAAAATATCTTCCTATTTCATTCCTATAAAACCGAAACCTCCAGAGTCTCTCTTTGCATCACTAGTCTCACTTCTTATTACAAACACATACACACAGTAGGAAAAAACATGGCGACTCTTCAAGTACCAGCATGCGTTCCTTCTCCTGCTGAGGACTCTGAGCAGCTCAAGAAGGCTTTTGAAGGTCTTTTACTTAACACACATAATCTCTTAGTCTCGCACTATAAGCAATCATTCTGTGTAGTCTGATCTTGTTCTTCATTTTGTCTGTTAGATTTATTTGGTCATGTCTCTGTTATGATCATCTAAAACTTTGATCCATCTACTTACATATGGTTTTTACCTTTATGTGAGTTCTGGGTCTTGGATGTAGTCTTTACAAAGCTTAGAATGTCAATGATAAtatgatcatgatcatgaaggttttttttttttgttcttaatGTTCTTGGCTTCATTTTTGGTGGATCAAAGTTTAGATCTGGATGTTTTTATCAGTTATCTGGTGGAGATAGTTTGAGGTTCACTGTTGACTGACTAAGTAGTTGATGTTTGGCATGTTTACATATAATCTGATATGGATGATCTTGATCATCTAAAGATCGATCTGCTACTAAAAAATCTTTACTTGTGAGTTGTGATTAtgtgttttctgggttttaagTATAATGGGGTTGCCACCTCTGTAAAATTCAGGATACTTATATGATCGTAAAGATCACGTCGGACTTCGATCTTTCTCTTAAGAGttttatttcaattttgttGTTCTCGTTTTTATTGGATCAATGTATTAGATCCAGATCTGCTTAGCAGATATCTTGTGGAGTCATCAGTAAGGTTCACTATTGACTGAAAACCTTTTTGGGAAATATCTAAACAATAACCTTCTTTTTACTCCCACTAATTATGGCAAAAGCAAGGCCTTAGTGCTAAACCACCATACTCTGTATCTGACTTTTTCTGATTCATCCGCTCTGATATCTATATCGGTTCCTCTTGCACATTATTCATAAGTTGACCTCCTTCCTTGAATATTTCACTGGATCgtattttcttaattaatggCATATACAGCTAAATGTTTATGATTCTTCTAATTACTGTAGCTGAGGTGATTAAACCACTTTAAGCAGGAAAGTCATAAACTATATATTGAGACTATTATGGTCAGGCACGGAACtaggaattaaatttgaggtgggCTAAATTTGTAGGGATCAATAGATTTAATTACTTACATCAAGAAATCGATAAATTCTCAAATTCTAACATGAATTACTCAAATTCTAACATAAATTACATTCTAATCTCGTCAAAAATTTCATTATAGAAGAGAAGTTAAAGTGTAATACCTTCGCAAGGttgagagaatgagaatgagtgcaggaaagaagagatcgagACCGACCCCTATAATAATGATGTGCAAAGAGAATTAGAGAAGTGAGAGTATTGAGTATGAGAAATGCAAAACCgggtagagagaggaggagacaaaaaactgaaaaagaggagagaaagaggagaaaagTTTTCTTTGTCTAGTTGTCTACTTGTTATTTGCagactacaagtctacaacatATTTtaatcatacatatatataataatttttttccccCCAAAATGTTGGggtgtgctgcagcacaccTCAGCCCACCCCTACATCCGTGCCTGATTATGGTCACATGTTTTCTCAATCAAGATAATAACTTTCACCGTATAAACATAATAGTGGTTGGATCACTCCTTAAGTCTCAAAGAGTTTCGATTTTTCTAATTTCAGTAGCAGAGCAGTTGACAATTTTAAGATCTTTGCATAGTATATTGCTGTCTCCTATTTGTAAATGGAACATTTTTGAGCTAACCTTGGTAATTTGTACGCAGGATGGGGCACAAATGAGGGCTTGATCATTTCTATATGGGCTCATAGGAATGCTGATCAGAGGAGACTAATTCAGCAGACTTATGCTGAAACTTATGGGGAGGATCTTCTCAAGGCACTGGACAAAGAACTCACAAGTGATTTTGAGGTCCGATTTCGATTACTCTTTCATTTATAGATGCATACTATTTTGTAACTAATTATAAAGCAGcactttcaagtttcaagagCTTGTGAATGGTGTGTGTCATTTTAAAAGGATATTGCTTGATTTTCTCATATTTTGTTTTATACCAGCGCGCTTTGCTGCTATGGACGCTGCATCCTTCCGAGCGTGATGCAGCTTTGGCTAATGAGGCTACAAAGCGGTTCACTTCAAGCAATTGGGTTCTCATGGAAATAGCTTGTTCTAGATCTTCACATGAACTACACCTGGTAAAGCAGGCTTACCATGCTAAGTTCAAGAAATCCCTTGAAGAGGATGTTGCATTTCATACGTCTGGAGACTTCCGCAAGGTACAACTTGAACCTTCAAAATGATTAGTCATTTGATTGTTCTCTGAATTGTCTAGTTGGTATATTGGAATGCATCTCTTTTGTTATCCGTTAGATAAAACATGTTCACCTACATTGTCTTCCTTTTTTCAAGTTATTCTGCACCTAAATCCCAGACACTAACCTTCCTTATGCCTAGATCtatcttctctttttcttccattGCCTTGGCTGTTAATGCATTGCTTTATCAGTTGATCAATTTGTTGGTACTTTTGACTCTGTCACAGCTTTTGGTACCTCTTGTGAGTGCTTTCACTGACAACTTCTTTAGTTGATTTAAAGCACCAAtcttattttgtatttcttaaaACTTAACAATTATATATTATAGTTGATCATCTGCACACAAGATGTCTGATTGAAGTTTCAAGTGTAGAGCATATGCACAACTATTATCTCTTTAACTAATTCAACCAAACCGATTTGTAACATACCTATAAAATTGTTGCCATCAAGGTATGTCTCCTACAATGTTGTTAGGTTTCCAATTTCTCTTGCTATGCAATAATTATTAATTAGTGTACCTTATACCTTAACATGCTATGGTTTTAATAGATTAGGGTTCTAGATAATTTGTTGGTGTGTATTTTAGTTCATACCTGAGAGTTGGTTATAACTCAGATCAATTTCTTGCAAAGTAGATAAGTTGAAGATGAAAGCTGGTATGGAACCTGAAAATTGATTACCAAACAACCTGAAACATTGAAGTTTGGACAAGGACCCAAACCATGACGGTATCACTCCCATAAACTTGTTGTATCCCAAGTTAATGAACTTCAACCGGTGCAGGTGAGTCAACTCGTGAGGCAAGGTACCTTGGAAACTGTTATTTTGGATGTCCAGATCAACAAGGAATGATAAGTTGCCTAGCTCAGGAGGAATGGTGCTCACGAGACCAAAGTAAGAGAGGTTCAACTCTGCGACTCGATGATGACGTGCACCACAAATGACGCCAACCCAGTTGCAAATAGGGGTGGTGGTTAACCAGTTGGTAAAGATCATGTTTTGAGGGTCACTAGTGATATGGGCTTTTGGAGCAAGAAGAGCAGACCGGTCTGTGGTGATGTTAAGGTTGGTTTGCATTGCCATAGTTAAGCAGCTAGCCGCCTCACAATAGATCAAGTATACCAGGAAGAACCAAGTAACTCTTTCCATTATTTGAATAATGGATATGCAAAGTGTGTGGAATTGTTCAATGTGGAGAGTTACAAGAGAAATTGTGTGGAGATACtttaatatatacacacacacacacacacacacacacatgctaCTAATTCAGAGAGGTTGCTTACTTTTCGATCAACATATGCAAACTCACAGCATGTCCAAAGACTTAGACTACCACATAGACAAACGTCCAAAGACTTGACTATCACACAGACAAATATGATTGACAAGGAAATGTGTGGATCAAAATGTTAATGGATGGAATAATCAATTCAACGGAAGATTGACAAGGAAATGCGTGGATCAAATTGTTAAAGGATGGTATCGTCAATCCATCTCTAGTAGCTAAACTTCATTTTTGGAGAGTGATGGAAATGCGTGAAACACAATCTCAAAGACTTGAACAACAAATGAACCCATTTAGGTAGCCTTCAGTGCTCTTCTTTGTTGATCAATCGCAGAGAAGTTTCTCCTTAGATGGCCTCTTGAGACCAAGTTTTGTAGTgatttagttttcttttcttttttttcttttttctgtctttctttcttttcagacTTTTGAGAAATATATCATTAAAAgtaggggttttgtccatttaccccatttctagggatttttttccccttaccccattaagtttttttaattccctcttacccaatacactctaagggagtcttccctaatacctcattaaatttttttttttgtttttaataccattttacccctcacccctttgttacttagagagagagagagaaaatggaagagagagaaactataggaaacttcgccggagcccgtcaccggccgccagaatccggtcaccggctgccgcccaccggaatttgctgaaaatctcaccggaaagttttttttgcccccaatagacatctattgccccctaatagaggggcaatagacatctattgccccccaatagacgtctattgccccaatagtctattgccccctaatagacgtctattgggggccaatagacgactatcagccatgtattgccccccaatagacgtctattgccccccaatagaactttcgtttgccggaatgaaaattaatcttcctaaaattagacaaataaaactttaattaacgaaaaaaaaaaaaaaagagattacatcaatttaaaacatctattgccctgcaatagacgtctattgccccccaatagtcgtctattgcccctcaataaaacctttttttctttcttttttctttctttctgggcttctgccacattttaccacaaaaaaaaaaaaaaacaaaaaaagctcatattgggcacccagagaaaagctttgggcacccaatcaccaaTCTCACCGGCAGAGATGCTCGACTCAGGCCACAACCCATTTTCACCGTCGTCTCAACCCGGACGGCGTCGTCAAGCGCGTCACCTACGAGCAGACCTGCGGCCACGCGCCGCCCTACCTCATCTACGTCGACCACGACCACCGCGACCTCCGGCCTCATCCTCTCCTCATCTACGTCGACCACGACCACCGCGActgttagcattgaagccaccctcaagtgcaagaggtacaagttatagataggggattaagtaaggatgtcaaacccacgaggattggtaaatcatttcctagctagggaaaacctaaggaaaaactagaagaatatgcaaatgtacaatcacaaacaaaggctcacaagtgaaccaaagttcatggtgagtatgtgcaagatggtgtgtagagatttgattttgattttgagattggtttctattcaaattgagacaatgaaagcaagtaatataaactaagctaaactaaacaagttgttatcaaatggatgggagttagggcatcgggtttcaccttttgcctcccttgcaagcattaaagcaattgaatatgaatgatgcaaagctaattgtccaactaccctcttagcatccggataggactactaaggcttaaacccctttcattttattaactctaaccagataagtctagagctaactacctagagacaaattcaattaccggataggtctcaatcctttgcccctaaatgcataaagcttagagtttaggtaaccaagcaagcaaaccaatcctatctctaggtgattttagctcactaccctcacatgcacacatggtgtgctttcatgctccctttttgcctaaaggtaatcaatctctaggaaaaacttcatgtcatgacaaacacataactcaaattgattaggtctaagtaatgcattcaactattgacttagcatgtgagaatgacaacatgaatttgcatcaatttataaacaaaagcatcaatacaagcaagtttggctagggctttcaaccctagccccaactagttcactactcacacatagttagatacacaagcttcaacattctattaaacatcaaatacataaagagatagagagtaaagggtgactattgatgatgccggaagatgtggtggagatgggtctccaagaacatgatgtggtggtagtcacctcattctccttgctccaagctcttgatattggtaagaatagtgaaatttgggatcactaaggtgagttgtggtgttgagtggtggaggaaatggaggttatagaggtggagatggtggttttagtggtggaaatggtggtttcttccctagagagaaaatggatcttggataggatgaagatgattgaatggagtcaagaattTCTGAATTATTCCCCTTTGGCAtctctttgatcagctatgtatgtcctctttggtcccaaagtgtgcaaaagatgctcttacaccattgtcccccaaatggtcccaaattggcaaggtgacaaaaggacaaggtgaagggagatatttgaatttcaagtgatgggagattctcaccaccatggtcctcctttgctggagaaaagaccctccatgagtggcggctcgccggaaaagtttgcCAGAAAAATCGCCGAaaaagtcgatttgcaattttcttccaatcttcgtgtcttcttcccctagcttcaaatctccacatttcaagcctcaaatagtcattttattttcaatgcaagatttcctacaaataaaaggaaatagaTTAAAAATGGTAAAATAACATGGAAGACAaaacaattttcataattatggggcacaatcgcataagtaatttgtgactcaacagcGACCTCCGGCCTCATCCTCTCCTCTGCCACAACCTCGGCCTTCATCTTCTCCTCCGCTGCGTACGACGCTAGCTGCGAAGAAAGCTCCGATCTCAAGCTGTGGATATCTTTGTTGGAGTAAGGAAGAGCTTCGACGACATGATCGGTTATCCGATCGCCGCCGCGGTGACTGCTGAACCAGAGCTTTGTCTCTGGCTCAGATCGAGATCGCAATCTGGAGAGATTCCGGTCAGAGTCCGGAGAAAGTAATCGAAAATGGTTTCGATTCCGGTTCAGGCGGTGGCTTTTGGTCTTCACGACGATCGCCGGCTGCACCTTCACGGTTGCACGAACTCTCCGTTGACGTCATCGTCTCGCCGCCGGCCATCTAGACCAGAGACGCTGAAGGCTGTGCTCTggctgaaagagagagagagagagagagagagagagagagaggatcgcATCTGCAGATGGAGGGACTCGGTTGTGCTTTCTTAATTATGCTAAGGGCAAAGCTGTCATTTCATTTataattgggttagtgggaataaaaaactgttgctggggtaagtgggctaATTTttgccaattttggtgctttgggtcaaggacccttaaaaGTATTAGCCTTTACAATCACTA encodes the following:
- the LOC133724423 gene encoding annexin Gh1-like isoform X3 → MATLQVPACVPSPAEDSEQLKKAFEGWGTNEGLIISIWAHRNADQRRLIQQTYAETYGEDLLKALDKELTSDFERALLLWTLHPSERDAALANEATKRFTSSNWVLMEIACSRSSHELHLVKQAYHAKFKKSLEEDVAFHTSGDFRKIS
- the LOC133724423 gene encoding annexin Gh1-like isoform X1 — encoded protein: MATLQVPACVPSPAEDSEQLKKAFEGWGTNEGLIISIWAHRNADQRRLIQQTYAETYGEDLLKALDKELTSDFERALLLWTLHPSERDAALANEATKRFTSSNWVLMEIACSRSSHELHLVKQAYHAKFKKSLEEDVAFHTSGDFRKVSQLVRQGTLETVILDVQINKE
- the LOC133724423 gene encoding annexin Gh1-like isoform X2, with amino-acid sequence MATLQVPACVPSPAEDSEQLKKAFEGWGTNEGLIISIWAHRNADQRRLIQQTYAETYGEDLLKALDKELTSDFERALLLWTLHPSERDAALANEATKRFTSSNWVLMEIACSRSSHELHLVKQAYHAKFKKSLEEDVAFHTSGDFRKLLVPLVSAFTDNFFS